ATATAATGCTGTTGAAATGATTTTTCATTTGGTACCAGCCAGCACACGCTAAACTTGCCTCATGAAAAAACGATATACGCTTTGCTTATTTTTCTTTTTGTGCTTTCTGGAAGGGATGGCACAGCCGCCCGTTGAGACGAAAAATTCGGGTTTGATCTTTGGTTTTGCGGTCGATTCTCTGACCAAAATGCCATTGCCTTTTGTGACGGTTAGCATAAAAGATCAGTCATCAAAAATCCTCTCTAATTCCTTAACAGATGATAAAGGATATTTTGAACTGGCCAATTCTGTTCAAGGAGACGTCGTAATTCAGCTCAGTTTTGTTGGGTACAAAACTTATTCCAAATCTTTAAGATCAACTGTTTCCGGCAAATCCATTGATCTGGGTAAAATCAGGCTTCAACAGGACCTCATTCAGTTAAAAGAAGTTTCTGTTACAGGACAAAAGGCAGCAGTTAGCCTGGAACTTGACAAAAAGGTTTTTGAAGTTGGGAAAGATATTTTGTCACAGACCGGTTCAGTTACGGAACTGCTTAATGGTGTGCCTTCGGTCAGTGTCGGTCCTTCGGGAGCGGTGAGTCTGCGGGGCAACAGCAATGTTTTGATTTTGATCAATGGTCGCCGCAGCGGACTTACTCAGGCCAACGCCCTGGAACAGATTCCGGCAGATCAGATCGAGCGGGTTGAAGTGATCACAAATCCGTCTTCCCGTTATGATGCTTCGGGTTCAGCTGGAATTATCAATATTGTTTTAAAGAAAAATAAAAAGGCAGGTTTTAATGGTCAATTGCGATTGGTCGGCGGGATACCTAATGATAACAGAATCAGTCCCAGTCTTAATTTTAAATCTGATAAAGTAAATCTGTTTGCGACGCTGGGTATCCGTTTTTCAGATTATGTCGGCCTTTATAAAACCAGACAGGTTACGGAAGATAATGAAGTGAGTACTTTTTTAAATCAGCGTCAGAACGAAAAACGCCATGATGACGGCAGGCTTTTATACGTCGGTGCCGATTATCTCTTAAATAAAAAGAATACTATCACGGCTGCATTTTTGAAAAATGCTACCAAAGATCATGATAAAACCTCGCTCTTATATGAGTACGCCAATAATACAAAAACCGATAGCACGCTGCTGCGAAATGGTGAATCCTGGGAAAAGCGCGACTATAACCAGCTGGAATTTAATTACACAAAACTGTTCAGCCGCCCGGGAAAAAAATATACTGTGGATATGCAGTATGATTTCTGGAACAGCGATAAGGATTGGAATCTGACAACGAAAAAGTTGTTGCCGGCTGAGCAGCCGCTTGCCACCATTCGTACCAGCTCGATCGGTTCAAGTAAAGACTTTTTATTGCAAACAGATCTGATTCAGCCATTGGATAGTAATGCAGTTTTGGAATTTGGATTGAAAGTGGAGAAAAGAAATGTTACTTCATTATTCAAAGCGGAACAGCAAACAGATGACCGGTGGAGTATCATCGATAACATTGATAATCAGCTGAACTATGACGAATTGATTGGAAGTGGATATGTTCAGTTGAAAAGTAAAATTGGAAATCTGGCTTATCAGCTGGGTATGCGGACGGAATATACAATGATTGAAATTGAAGACAGAGACCATATTTATGACCGGTCGAGAAATTATACACGGTTTTTCCCAACTGCGCATTTGACGTATCAGCTCTCCTCTGGTGCTACTTTTCAGGGAAATTACAGCAAAAGAATAAACCGGCCATCACTTAGTCTTTTATATCCTTTCAATGAGCTGACGGATTTTAATTCCCGTTATGTTGGTAATCCGCAGCTCAATCCATCTTATGCAGATGTATTCGAATTTGGCTTTTTAAAAAACGGCAATGTGCTTACTATAAACCCATCCGTTTATTATCAGAATAATTCCGGCATTATTCTGGATTACACTTTCCGAAATCAACAGGGGATTTTTATTACATCTCCTGTTAATATCGATCGTGAAATTCGTAGTGGAATTGAGTTATCAGTCCTATATAATCCGTTAAAATTTTTACAGCTTAATGCAGAATTGAATGCTTACAGATTTAAGCAAAAGGGCTTTTATGAGGAGCACAATTTTGATTATTTGGGTGATGCGTTAACAAGTCGTCTCAGTGCCCAGCTTAAACTGGAACATCAGCTAAGTTTTCAATTTCGATACAATTTCACAGGTGCTCAAAGCAACGCACAAAGACATACAGCGGCGATACATTATATTGATTTCGGGATAAGCAAAAACCTTTTAAAAAATGCGTCGACTGTTGTTTTTGATGTAACAAACCTTTTCAATCTGCGGGATTATAAAACGACTACAACAGGCAACAACTACTTGCAAACCCAGATAAACCGTCCAAATGCTGCCCGGTATAGATTAACCTTATTATTTAAACTGAATGGTAAAGGAAATCAGGCGGTGAGGCAGGCCAGGAGAGGAAATAGGGAATAGAAAGTTTTTGCATTGTTTATCAAAGATTAAGTTTTCGGCGATCATCGCCGAAAACTTAATCTTTGATAAACAAATAAGGCAATAAATGTAAACAAATTTGTTTACATTTATTGCATGGAAAAGCAGTTTGAAAAATATAAAGGGATTCATCCGGGGATTGTTCTTGATAGGGAATTGAAAAAGCGATCGCTTAAACAGCGGCCCTTTGCACTTTCAATAGCAGAACATCCTCAGACATTCAATGCTATTACTAAGGGCAGGCGAAATTTGAACACGGCGCTCGCTCTGAAAATTGAAAAGGAATTGCAGTTAGAAGAAGGAACATTGGTTTTTTTGCAGGCATATTACGATATAAAAGAAGAAAAGAATAAGCAGGAGAACTCAGCACCAGACTTATCTCTGCTAAGGCAATCCCTTTTCTGGGATACTGAGATTAACCGGATTGACTGGTTACGACAATATGTTGCCGTGATTGAGAGAGTATTTGAGCGTGGAAATAATAAAGAAAAAGAGGAGATAACCAATTTTTATGGTGTAGAGAAAGTTCAATCCGTACTGATGGCTAAGGATAAAAAGCTTCCTCTGATCAATCTGAAATAATTGAAAATGTCTAAATTATATTACAATACGGTTAGTGAACTTTTGCAAGAAAGTCTCAACACGCTAATGTCAGCCCAGGAATTTGTTTCATTTAGATTAGTTGGAGGTACCGCATTGAGTTTGCAATTAGGTCATCGCACGTCCATTGATATTGATCTGTTCTCTGATTCTTCCTATGGTAGTATTGATTTTGACAAGATAGAACATTTTCTAAAAAATACTTTTTCTTATTTGGACCATTTTTCGGAATTCTTGCCGGGAATGGGAAAGTCGTACACAATTGGTACGAATAGAGATAATTTGATTAAGTTGGACATCTATTACACCGATAAATTTATACATCCGGTTTTTGAAAAGGATACAATTCGAATGGCAACTGTTGACGAAATTGTTGCTATGAAAATCGATGTTGTACAGCGCGGTGGGCGGAAAAAGGATTTTTGGGATTTGCATGAACTGCTTTCCAACTATGATATAAAAACTATGTTGGAGCTTCACAAGCTGCGTTATGAGTTTAATCATGACCCGGATCTGATCATTCATAATTTTATAGATTTTACCAAAGCAGATAATGATTTTGATCCAATTTGTTTAAGAGGGAAGTATTGGGAATTTATAAAGGAAGATATAGAGGAGGCCGTTGCAAAGTTTGAGATTGGCATTTAACTGATAGGGGCTTCTCAACATTGGCTAAACTAATCTTGATTAATGGAATAGTATTTGTACCCTCTTTCAAAAAAACTAAAAACCAATGAAAGAGAAAGACATAAAAACGACAGCGAGAATTATTCTTGGAGCGGGTTTGGTATTTGCGGGGATAAGCCATCTTACCTTTGCAAGAAAAGAATTCCAGGCGCAGGTGCCAGATGTGATTCCACTTAAAAAGGATGATACCGTTGTATATTCCGGCTTCGCAGAAGTTGCAATGGGAAGTGCATTGATTCTTGCAAACAAAAAAAACAAGGAAACGATTGGCAAAATTGCCGCTGCATTTTTTACCGCTGTTTTTCCGGGTAATATTTCACAACTTATAAATCACAGAAGTGCATTTGGACTGGATACCGATGGAAAGCGCTTCGCACGTTTATTTTTTCAGCCCGTTCTGGTCTATTGGGCACTTAAAAGTACGGGTAAAAAGAGTAAGGAAATTACAAAATAGGATATAGGCAGGAGTGGGGAAGAACACTCTCAGACATCTTTCAATGTACTAACAAAGATGTCTGAGAGTGTTGTATAAGTTTAATTTTCAGATTTTTTTGCCAGATTTATTTGATTTTCAGCTCTTTCCTTACCTTTTCAAAGTTAATATTTTTGATTCCTGATCTTTCAAATTCTTTTAAATCCTGAGCCAGACTTTCCTTGAATCTACGTTTATCAGGCATTTTTTTGTTTTTATGCGCCTGGTAAATTTCCATAGCCAGATCGTATTGACCGGTCAAAAGATAATAATTTCCAAGATTTTCGAGCAAATACAAATCCTGTGAATCTTTGCCTAGCCCCAGTGTTATATTTTTCTTTGCTTCTTCATTTTGCTGCTGGCAAAGCAGGTTAAAAGCCAATCCATTGTAAACCTGAGGGGTTGTTACACCAAGTGAGATCAATTCGTTGTAGGATACATTAAGTCCGGGCAAATCCTTGGTAAGCTTTTGTCCCTTGATTAACTGAAATATTTCGTTTACACGTTCTTCTTTATCGAGCAAACCTTCTGAACCCATTTTCAGGGTGCAGTTTTTTATGTTGTCCCGAATAATTTTGTCTTTTTCCGTATTGGAAAGATTAACAAATGCAGAGGGCAGATAACTCGTTTGAATCTGATTTTTTGCACAATCACAAATTTTTTCGCTGGCTGCATCTTTGATACTGAACTTTGATAAACAATCATTATAAAGAGTTTCTGTGCTCTTTGAAGTCCAGATTTCTCTGTATTCTTTGCTAGAAACAATGGCGACGACGTCAAGTGAAACGGCAACACCTTCGGTTACACTCGGATTTCTCAGGCAAAGTGAAAGATCTTTCCTAATAATAGGTATTTGAAAAATGCCATTACGACTATTTTGAGCAGTTCCTTCTTTGTAAAAAGCTGGAACGTTATAACTATACATGCCGACCAGATCCGTTTTCTCAAATTGTTTTAGTCCGTTCGCATCCGTCAGGTAAATATCGACCGATCCGCTTCCTGAGGGTTTTATCAGCTGTGCCACAACATTGGTTACCAAACCGGCCCCGATGAGATTTAACGCGCCATCCGTAATGAGCCGTGCAATCTGCATTTCCAAACCCGAACTTTGCACGCGCTGATTTGCATTGCTGGTGGCAACAGTTGCAAAGGAATAGTACCAGGCAACGGTATTAGGCGGAAGCTGGATAGGTATCACCAATCGGTTTTTTCCGCCAAGTCTTGCTTTGCTGTTTAAATAAATGGTTTGTCCTTTGATCAGGCTTTTTTCTTTTAAAATCGTCGTGGTCGACTGCGCCTGTAAAAGATGGGAGTTAATAAGTAAAAGAAAAAAAAGTAATATTTTATTCATTTCGTGACATTGGATGGACTCACAAAGTGAATCAAAATTTTTCAT
The nucleotide sequence above comes from Dyadobacter subterraneus. Encoded proteins:
- a CDS encoding outer membrane beta-barrel family protein, which encodes MKKRYTLCLFFFLCFLEGMAQPPVETKNSGLIFGFAVDSLTKMPLPFVTVSIKDQSSKILSNSLTDDKGYFELANSVQGDVVIQLSFVGYKTYSKSLRSTVSGKSIDLGKIRLQQDLIQLKEVSVTGQKAAVSLELDKKVFEVGKDILSQTGSVTELLNGVPSVSVGPSGAVSLRGNSNVLILINGRRSGLTQANALEQIPADQIERVEVITNPSSRYDASGSAGIINIVLKKNKKAGFNGQLRLVGGIPNDNRISPSLNFKSDKVNLFATLGIRFSDYVGLYKTRQVTEDNEVSTFLNQRQNEKRHDDGRLLYVGADYLLNKKNTITAAFLKNATKDHDKTSLLYEYANNTKTDSTLLRNGESWEKRDYNQLEFNYTKLFSRPGKKYTVDMQYDFWNSDKDWNLTTKKLLPAEQPLATIRTSSIGSSKDFLLQTDLIQPLDSNAVLEFGLKVEKRNVTSLFKAEQQTDDRWSIIDNIDNQLNYDELIGSGYVQLKSKIGNLAYQLGMRTEYTMIEIEDRDHIYDRSRNYTRFFPTAHLTYQLSSGATFQGNYSKRINRPSLSLLYPFNELTDFNSRYVGNPQLNPSYADVFEFGFLKNGNVLTINPSVYYQNNSGIILDYTFRNQQGIFITSPVNIDREIRSGIELSVLYNPLKFLQLNAELNAYRFKQKGFYEEHNFDYLGDALTSRLSAQLKLEHQLSFQFRYNFTGAQSNAQRHTAAIHYIDFGISKNLLKNASTVVFDVTNLFNLRDYKTTTTGNNYLQTQINRPNAARYRLTLLFKLNGKGNQAVRQARRGNRE
- a CDS encoding helix-turn-helix transcriptional regulator — its product is MEKQFEKYKGIHPGIVLDRELKKRSLKQRPFALSIAEHPQTFNAITKGRRNLNTALALKIEKELQLEEGTLVFLQAYYDIKEEKNKQENSAPDLSLLRQSLFWDTEINRIDWLRQYVAVIERVFERGNNKEKEEITNFYGVEKVQSVLMAKDKKLPLINLK
- a CDS encoding nucleotidyl transferase AbiEii/AbiGii toxin family protein, translating into MSKLYYNTVSELLQESLNTLMSAQEFVSFRLVGGTALSLQLGHRTSIDIDLFSDSSYGSIDFDKIEHFLKNTFSYLDHFSEFLPGMGKSYTIGTNRDNLIKLDIYYTDKFIHPVFEKDTIRMATVDEIVAMKIDVVQRGGRKKDFWDLHELLSNYDIKTMLELHKLRYEFNHDPDLIIHNFIDFTKADNDFDPICLRGKYWEFIKEDIEEAVAKFEIGI
- a CDS encoding DoxX family protein — encoded protein: MKEKDIKTTARIILGAGLVFAGISHLTFARKEFQAQVPDVIPLKKDDTVVYSGFAEVAMGSALILANKKNKETIGKIAAAFFTAVFPGNISQLINHRSAFGLDTDGKRFARLFFQPVLVYWALKSTGKKSKEITK
- a CDS encoding tetratricopeptide repeat protein — protein: MNKILLFFLLLINSHLLQAQSTTTILKEKSLIKGQTIYLNSKARLGGKNRLVIPIQLPPNTVAWYYSFATVATSNANQRVQSSGLEMQIARLITDGALNLIGAGLVTNVVAQLIKPSGSGSVDIYLTDANGLKQFEKTDLVGMYSYNVPAFYKEGTAQNSRNGIFQIPIIRKDLSLCLRNPSVTEGVAVSLDVVAIVSSKEYREIWTSKSTETLYNDCLSKFSIKDAASEKICDCAKNQIQTSYLPSAFVNLSNTEKDKIIRDNIKNCTLKMGSEGLLDKEERVNEIFQLIKGQKLTKDLPGLNVSYNELISLGVTTPQVYNGLAFNLLCQQQNEEAKKNITLGLGKDSQDLYLLENLGNYYLLTGQYDLAMEIYQAHKNKKMPDKRRFKESLAQDLKEFERSGIKNINFEKVRKELKIK